The Molothrus ater isolate BHLD 08-10-18 breed brown headed cowbird chromosome 6, BPBGC_Mater_1.1, whole genome shotgun sequence genome segment TGCTGGATAGAGTTGGTCAGAACTGCAGTGCTAGAAGTATTCTTGGAATTACACATCTTCTCtgtctcctcttcctttttttcttcatccagTATTCTATCAGAATAGTTTCTGAAGGTCTCATAAATTTTATGCATATCCTCAGGCATGGTCTTTTTGacatctttgtttttccttttggtcATCTTAGCGGACGATCCAAATTTGTTGATGATGTTGTCCTCAGATGCCCCCTGCCCGTGCTTGTTGAGCTTATCTGACCCTTTCAGGCGCAGGTTGTTGGGCCTGTTGTTGATGCTTTCCTGAGAGGAGGCCTTGAAGCGTCCTGTCTCCAAGGTAGCAAAGACAGAGCGTTTCTCTGGAGAGAGCATGTCCAAGGAGTGGGCCcgctgctccaggcccaggcGCCGGCGCTCCATGCTCCGGATGGTGGCTGCCCGCTGCAGCTTGTCATGGATCTCCACGCTGAGTCGCCGCCGCGTCTCCCTGAACTCGGCCGTCACGTTTGCTTTCCACTCTGCTGCATGGGCTTTTATTTCTCCAACCTTCACAAcatgaggaaagagaaattaattaaaaaaaaaaaaaaagaaaaatctttcctgtAGAACAGTAACAGTAACACAAGCACTTTCTTCTCTGGCATGAAACTTGGAAGAGGTCCCATCTCCACTGCATCCATCTGGTCCCAAACTTCAGTAGTAAAGGGCTTACACTGGGCAAACTCTAAACAAACCAACTGATGGCTTATGTGACATAGAACTCATCTGCCTGTGTGACTTTGCCACCCCATACATTTTATAGCTGTGTTACATCATGGGACATGTTCATACTAATCCATCCTTGATTAAGAATGAAATTCCTGACTCATAATGTCAGCAGTAGATGGTCAAGAGTGGGCAAAGTTAATCACACACAGTTAAACCAATACACTTCAGAACAACACAACAACCAGTGCAGCAGTACAGGAATGTGTTTTCCTGTATTGCTCATGGATGCAGACGTTTAGTCCCACTGAAGGTTCTGTTTAGAGCCACGGGGTCACAGAGCAGTTAATGTTTAATACCCATTAGCTAATTTCAAGTGGCCCTCTGACTCCCCCAGTCTAGGGTTCATTTTCAGGGACAAATGTAGCCGTCTTTAATGGAGATTTCCATTGCACATCTGTCCAAATACCACACCGTCAAACCATCTGGAGGAGTTTTCAACATACATTCTGTATGGGCAGTATGACTATGTCCTTGAATGTCCTACTGTCTTTCTCTGTTTTACTCCTTTGCACTGGAGGCTGGAATAATGGCTAATAATAAAGCACCAAGCAATGTCGGTACTCAATAAATATACTTtccaaaatgagaaaaatcaagTTAAATGACCAAGCAATATTTCAGTTAAAACAAGCCTTTCTCAAAGTTCAGCTAAAGAACAGATTTAGGAGTACAGTGTCTGCAGGAGCCCACCACGGTCAATGAgttgtttgtgctgctgcagcctgaacTCAAGTTTTTGCATCCAATAGCCCACAAGGAgtcatctttttttctgcaggccAGATGTGCAGGTGTCCATTTAGCACTGTGGCAGAAGGCATCTGTGTGGGAGACCAGATTCCTCCCTGTGGGTGCCTGATGATCAACATAacagctgtgctctctgcagtcCCCTGTATTAATGGAGATGCATGGGGGATGCACCAGGCCTTGGGTGGTGCAGATGCCTACAAAAATTAGAAACAGCACTGTCCCCCTGCCAAATTTTGCTATTTGGTTAACCCTGCCAGGTAAAATTTCCTAGAAATGCAGGGTTGccttaaaatttgaaattaaattactaACATCCTCCACCACAGGCTTCAGCTCTAGAGGCATGGCAATTGCCTTTTTGGTTTCCACACTTATTTGAGTGTGGAAAATATCCACACTCAAATAAGTGTGGaaaatagaaagagaaaaatagaaaaataggaACTAGAGCAGCATCTTCTTTGAATCAGGGAGGGCATGTTCTGAGTGAATTTAATCATGCTCTCCTTGATGCTGACTACTCAGTTTCttcaacttttaaaaacagagtaCACAGTAAGGGACCAGAATCTAAACTTCTATTCAGAACCACATTCCCTGGCAtaggaaaagacaggaaaatctCCTAATTTTTAAGGTGAGGACACTTAAATTTTTAGTACGATTTCATAACTAGTTTCAGAGTGAAGGCTGGTGTCTCATTCCGTAATTGCAATCCTACTGATGTGTTCTGTGTATTTTTGAGTACTGATAGAGGTGTAACAGCCTTGGTTGCTTCcatggtttttttctcttcctttgtgAAGGAGCTAAAGATCAGAGTTAACTGTATACCAAAGGCAGACAGTAAACCACAGGGCATATTTAGCCCAAGTCATGAAGAGCAGCATCCTTATTTAGACAAGCAGGAATCAGGCCCTTAAATCTCTCTTGTAAAATGACAAACTGCTGAGAAATTACTGATCATACCTCTTCTTGTGTCTTCTTGGAGAGGACTCTTAACCAATCTCCAATCATACTCAGAACGGCAGCAAAGTAGGCAAGGCCAACAAGGATCCAGAACCACACTAAGGGTTTATACCACTCCATGTATGTGATGTCAGCATCTCCTCCTGAAATAAGCATATAATTATGCTTACAAATCATGAGGTGCCAAAATCATTACAAAATATCTGCAATTCTGAAAAATGCCTAAAAGTATTTCCTAACTCTTGTCAACAGTACTGTAGTTCTGATAATAAGACAAAAAGCCTGTCAGATGGGAGGAACCCAGTCTGTTTTAATTTAAGTCTTCAAAATTACCTATTGTTCTGGTGCTATGTGATCTGCCAGAGCACTCAATAAATACTTTCCATTATACTGCTCATAGGTTGAAGCAGCTCTGAAATTCTACTTGGATAGTACTTGCAACAGCACAAACATCtgtccaagaaaaaaatttaatataacTGGTCTTCCTTATTCGAACTGCCTGCAGCCTCACAGTTAAGAAAATTTACAGATCAAGCCCTTTAGAGTTTTGAGACTATTTGGGTTTAGCTACAGGATTGAGAGATATGTGTGCAGAATAAAGAAATGTAGCCTTTTCTTCCAAATCAGGGTATCTGACAGGAAGCCAACCATGCATTAGCCCTGAAAATAAGATTGTACAGTCTTGGGAATCATTCAGAGGGATGCATTCTCTGGACAGTATCTTCATAGGAGATATGGATCAAACCAAGCAACAAATATACTATCTTGTTCTTCATGCAAGTCTCTGGGTGAGCTGGCAAAACAAGAAGTGAGACATTTGGCATACCTAATGGACTATGAAGACTCCCAAATAAGTGCAGTAGGGGCCAGGTTTCTGCCTGCTATAGagtaaaatgcagaaatttttaCAAAAGAAAGCAACCACACTTTTGAGACTCTCAGTCCCATCACAGTGCTATGTGCACTGCAAGAATGAGCCAGTGAGAGGCAAGCACAGCCCTGAGTGGAAGAGAGTCAGCAGGAAAGAGTCTGCAGAGCCCCATGGGCACTGCCATGTCCCTCAATGCAAGTGAACATCCCCTTGGGGATACCTGTGTAAATCCCTGCCCAAAGAGCAAACCTGCCAGGAGACTCAGGCAGAGGTCTGCATATTTCCTCTGTATGACTGCAGagagattttagggtttttcccTGTTAAAATCACCAGACAACGCAGTTCAGCATTTCCCCTTTGGCTTTTTGCAATCTGAGACATTTCTGTGACTCTTTTATTTTATCAAGGCTCAATATGAGTGTAGTTACAATGTTTGAACACCCCATAGAAGGTCAGACATTTGAGACTTGGCAGGGACCCAAACATTGGTTTTGATGTTAATCTCTCCCCATAGACTGCATGAATCACactctttttttccagtctttaaGAGTCTGAAACAATGGGAGGTAGGGACTGCTGTTGCTATGGTACAAGAAGCCTCTTCTGATCATACATGTCCCTGAGGAACTCACTAGGAAACAGATTGTCTGGATCTATCTTGCAGAGTAATCAGGTGACTGAGAAAGCATGAGACCACTTTTTTCAGCCTATCAGACATTGTGTTTTTTCAGGCTCCATGCACAATTTTATTTCCAACTGTAGTACAAAAACCTCCTAGTTTCCCAAGAGCTGGGATTTGTTCTAGGGGAATAAGCCAGCATAGCTCCATTGACACTGTTTTAACCATCAAGGTagagtatttttatttgttgttgaAGGAACAAAGATACTGAAAGATTaaagtgacagaaaataaaaggggCAGAAAATCTCTCTCAAAACcagcaataaaccccaaatctccTAGTGATCACCTGCCTTAAACTCTTATAATGAAAACGCCTCTGAAGTTTTCTTATTCAGGGTCTTCCATAAGAGTTTTGAAAAATCATGCTTGTTAGTAGCCACCCAGCTGTGGATTATGTTCTCCTAATCATGTGCATatagaaaaatttattattcaGAGCTTTTTTATACTATCACATTATTAAACAATACTGAAATATTgtattattaagaaaaatattgtaaattatttttatttcatactgTGATACCTCAAAGAATTCAGTTAATTCCTTTACACATCTAAGTGGTTAAAATGGGCAAAGCTCACACAATCGTTTCTGTAACTGAATGGTtctaaaactttcttttttatatcTGGGTCTTTCTTTGttcagtgactttttttcctcaataatTCATGTCTTCTATGCCAGTATGtcataaaaaaaggaagattagAGTATTCTCTACGAAAAAGACTTGTCTACTGTCCTTcaacaaagaaaattttgtagttTTATTTGATGTTTTTAACTCATTCTGTTTATAGGGACTAAGAAGCACATCCTGACTGTTTGTAACACAGGCAACTTAATACCTTTAATTAGGACCACTGACAGGAATGAGGAGTAGAGGTCATGCACTGATGGGAAAAAATTCACTTATTTTAACCACCATTTTGTTAGCAAAGCAGCTGTGTGAAAAAAATGTCTCTCTTATCTCTCCAGCCAGCTATCTCAATTCCCTCTTTGGAAATTGTATATGGGTAGACATTTATAGTTCCTGCTTGCACTGTATTAATCTTGGAGAGTCTCCCCCAAGTATTGAGATACATACCCCATTAGTCCTTCTCTCCTACAAGAGTTTTCCTTAGCAGGTCAACTGCAATGTCAAAATTTCAGCCAAGGTTAGGAAACAGAATGCAGGttttgaaatgctgcagctcctgtagTAGCAGCTCACTACTGCATCTGACCAGAGAATTCTACAAAATTATGGCTCAGTTGTCCCTTGTAAAAGCTTCCTCCATTCATCATCTGGGCTGCTTGCTCTTGCAGTCAGCCTCAGACTGAGCACTAATGGACTAATACAAATCTTTAATTCAATGGGAAAGTAATTTTACTTTTGCATAATTCATTGCATGATAAAGGATAATCAGGACTTTCCAGGCTCCCGTTATCTCCGCTGCCAAAGGCTCACAATCTACACATGGCAAGGCACCTGGACCTTAAATCAGCCTGGTGTTGTACTGCACAGTAATCCCAACAGAAACACCTGGCATGATTTCACTGGAACATAACACATGGTGAAGAGCCTCCTCTCTACATCAGAAAGCAAATTCTAAGAGCCAAGGCCCTTGTGCAGAGCATCTTGGCTCAAAGCTGCTCACCTGCTACAAAGTCACCGAAGCCAATAGTGGTCAGAGTGACAACTACAAAGTAAATGGACTCCAAGGCTGTCCATCCCTCGATGTGTTTGAAGATAACTGCAGGAATGGTCACAAAGACAATGCAGCCTGCCAGGATGAATGCGATGGTGGAGATCACCCGGATCTTTGTTTGACTCACTTGTTTATtctagaaaaaggaaataacaggaaacaaaaaatgtttgaGTGGATTTCTGGAGCGGTTTTCTTTGTGAATGACACACTGATTCTGCTGGTGTCACCTGGTATgtctctttctgcctttttctgagCTTGTTGGGAATACAACCCTCTCTCCCTGTTAGTGAGAGTCCTGTCCAGGTAACAGTAAACCCCCATTTCTGGCCCCAGTTTATCATGATTCCCATTTTCTATGCACTAGGAAGTGACTAATCTACCACAAACACCACCTGGAAAAACATTCCTGAGCTTCAGAAAAGCATCAATATGCTCCATATCAGGTTCAATGCCTAAGAAAAAGTGCACATTCACACCTCCATACAAGTATGTGTACACCCACATTGCCTCACCAGCACCAAGCATTCAACAAACAGGACCAaggttaaaatgaaaataaaccccTTTTCCCTCACTGAAAAGGTGCAATTTTATgtagaaataattcatgctttttgttttctagaCTCAGGTTTTCCAGCTTTCATTCACAAATATGAAGGTCAAATCGCCTtttcaaaaatagaaaactgtATTATTGGTTTACtccagaaaaaaaggatttatgtCAAATACCAAACAGCCTGAGATAAAATTACCTATGTAAATCCACACTGGAAAGCTCTTGAACAAAGAGTATGTGTTACTGGCTTCTATAAACTGAATTCaataattcaaataattcaaaaataaagTGTAGTTGTAATATTTTACACTCCTAAATCATATAAACTCtcaatttatttaatatatactTAGATTTTGTTTCTATTAATATTGATGCGAGCCTAGATTAACACAATTGACTCTGGcagatttatttcagattttctctgctgtgaatAATCTCAGCACCCAATAAAGTTTCATGAGAAGCCTGTAAATTACTAGAAACATTACTGTGGATTCATTTCAGTGGTAGTGTAAATTCtctatttattctgaaaaagcAATGTGGAGGTCACTGTAAGTCATATTTGCAAATTAGTTTTTCAAATCAAGCATCTCCCTTAACCCAGGAATGAGATTTCATTTCAGATTAAGGCACTGCCTAGACAGGAAATAAGATCTCAGAAGTTATCTTTGTAATATACAGAAGGGATATTGCCTGAACTGGTTAATATCTAACCAGCTTGTGAGCAATACTGTGCTACCCTAAAATGGGAGCAATTTTTAGTACGATTTCATAACTAGTagcataaatatatttcatactTTTAGTTCTGAAACTGTTTAATATGATCCCTATGCTTAATATTTCATTTGggtgtgtgtttattttctgtgtctgGATGAATAGAAATAGTTCAATAAGATTAACAATATAATGCCAAATATAAGACTGGAAGAAAGTGCCAAGTACCAAgaggaaaagcaacaaaaaaatataaaatctgaaTTCATTCCTTATCACCTCTTTTTCCAAAGAGTCATTTTGAGTATTTTGCTAAAATACCAAAGGACAATCTATCTTCTTTAAGAGGTATGGACACACCTTCACAATGGCAGGATTTCAGATTTATTCAATGAGTAGTGAAAGGAACAGATCACATGGGTGTTACATAGTGTCCTACATTGGCACCCCTGCCTTTTTTCATTGCGAATACGGGTTTAACCAAATTGAGGTTTAGTTTCTAGTTTGACCAAGGTGACTTGTTTACTTCTACTAAATGCTTCAGTTTCCTGAtatgtaaaaatgaaatgtcagaAGCCTTGCCTTGTGGAAGTTAGGAGACAAGTGCCTCTTGGACATCCTTGAACAAAAAGTAttttggagctgcctggcatCAAAGTAGTGCATAATAATTCTTCCTCCAGTCCCCacacagcaaaaattaaaatgcatttcagtatGTGTCAGAATTGTCTCATAAGAGAGGAAGGAATGAAAAGAATGGCCTTCAAAGAGTAACAAATGTTCAGGACATCCCCTTGTCTGGGAGCAATAAACTCAGCCaaaggttt includes the following:
- the KCNK10 gene encoding potassium channel subfamily K member 10, which translates into the protein MKFPIETPRKQVNWDPQAAVPPAVRAREPEPKSIRHYPSSQFAVSTQTTVVAAMEDTSQGRQKVMDWRAVVAIFIVVVVYLVAGGLVFRALEQPFENRQKNTIASEKAEFLREHLCVTELELEALIQRAVDADNSGVSPVGNYSNKSSHWDLGGAFFFAGTVITTIGYGKIAPRTVGGKVFCILYALFGIPLFGFLLAGIGDQLGTIFGKSIARVETVFRNKQVSQTKIRVISTIAFILAGCIVFVTIPAVIFKHIEGWTALESIYFVVVTLTTIGFGDFVAGGDADITYMEWYKPLVWFWILVGLAYFAAVLSMIGDWLRVLSKKTQEEVGEIKAHAAEWKANVTAEFRETRRRLSVEIHDKLQRAATIRSMERRRLGLEQRAHSLDMLSPEKRSVFATLETGRFKASSQESINNRPNNLRLKGSDKLNKHGQGASEDNIINKFGSSAKMTKRKNKDVKKTMPEDMHKIYETFRNYSDRILDEEKKEEETEKMCNSKNTSSTAVLTNSIQQHSDLENGVIPNEAKEMKQKNKVLL